The following coding sequences lie in one Capsicum annuum cultivar UCD-10X-F1 chromosome 5, UCD10Xv1.1, whole genome shotgun sequence genomic window:
- the LOC107871557 gene encoding receptor kinase-like protein Xa21: MEKYILLLILLYLVQYCTVSISAAPSNETDQEALLAFQNLITSPNQFLANNWTKNSSFCSWFGVKCSSKRQRVVALALPNLQLQGIISPSLANLSFLRELNLENNFFHGGIPYGLGHLPRLRVIDIQNNQLNGSIPTSLFQHWRVQVISLAFNKLSAEMWKGPCLYGNRVSGNIPEELGNLSRLAFLNLADNQLTGSLPAPLFNISSLVGVSVSFNNLSGPLLLDEGNIVSNLEFLVMHYNQISGPISSNICQLTKLKILSMSFNKITGDTPRNIGCLSKLEEFYIGDNPSSMGNISTLRKLYCGNNRIAGKIPPELGKLSNLRQFNFMFNYNLIGQIPGAIFNISSLEIVNFSFNNLSGRIPSTTSLHLPNLKELILGVNQIEGEIPSFITNASKLEKLGLNRNFLTGTIPNNLRNLRELRHLFIHTNQLTNEPREHEFRFFNSLADCRKLQYLQVGKNPLNGVLPNSIGNLSSTIQNFQITNAHDNGLIPSSIGNMSGLRALYWGGNNLAGNIPSDFECLGNLSMLQVLYLNSNKFSSKLPLSIWKMKHLLYLHSIEGEAPPNIGELEAIVHLDLSRNHFSGMIPSRLGDLQNIQSLNLSNNSFSGQIPFSLSNLTNLEVLDLSLNGLSGTIPKSLEKLPHVTNINVSFNDLEGEIPNGGAFANFTMQSFLGNKRLCGMHILEVPSCPMNNPEQKSKSKEFVLKIVIPVVSSSFLIFLLVSIWIMKWQKKQKSKDVEKVTEIGTYQLISYHEIRRATNNFDGSNLIGEGSSGFVYKGTLSSGIVVAIKVLNLENEQVCKRFDTECEVVRNVRHRNLVPVITTCSSDSIRAFVLQYMSNRSLENRLYREDCHLNLLQRVTVMLDTAMAIEYLHHGNDTPIVHCDLKPANILLDEDMVAHVGDFGISKILAISKSMAHTETLGTLGYIAPEYGSEGIVSTSGDVYSYGIMLLEVLTKRRPTDEEICNENLDLRKWITQSFSGTMMYVVDVNLFSEEEQITSKSEICIASMVELALDCTMEIPESRIAMKDVLKRLNKIKNTFLEIWQFASQPMPFFLSSN, from the exons ATGGAGAAGTACATTCTCTTATTGATTCTTCTATATCTTGTTCAATACTGTACTGTTTCGATATCAGCTGCACCTTCTAATGAGACCGACCAAGAAGCTCTACTAGCTTTCCAAAATCTTATTACAAGtcctaatcaatttttggccaataatTGGACGAAGAACTCTTCTTTTTGCTCTTGGTTCGGTGTCAAGTGCAGTTCCAAAAGGCAAAGGGTTGTAGCCTTGGCTCTTCCTAATTTGCAACTTCAAGGCATAATTTCTCCGTCTTTGGCCAATTTGTCCTTTCTCAGAGAGCTCAATCTCGAGAACAACTTCTTTCATGGGGGTATCCCTTACGGCCTTGGCCACTTGCCTCGCCTACGAGTCattgatattcagaacaatcAGCTGAACGGAAGTATTCCAACAAGTCTATTTCAACACTGGAGAGTTCAAGTAATTTCATTGGCTTTCAATAAACTCAGTGCTGAAATGTGGAAAGGTCCATG TTTGTATGGGAATAGAGTCAGCGGCAACATTCCGGAGGAACTCGGTAATCTGAGTCGGCTTGCATTTTTGAACTTGGCCGATAATCAATTAACGGGTTCCCTTCCTGCACCACTCTTTAATATCTCATCGCTAGTTGGCGTGTCAGTGTCATTCAATAACCTTTCGGGTCCTCTCTTGCTTGATGAAGGGAATATTGTGTCAAATCTAGAGTTCTTAGTTATGCATTACAACCAAATTTCTGGTCCCATTTCTTCCAACATATGCCAACTCACAAAGCTCAAAATTTTGTCCATGTCTTTCAACAAGATAACTGGAGATACACCCCGAAATATTGGTTGTTTATCCAAACTTGAGGAGTTTTATATTGGTGATAATCCCTCTTCAATGGGCAATATTTCCACTCTGCGAAAACTTTATTGTGGAAACAATCGCATAGCAGGGAAAATTCCTCCTGAATTAGGGAAGCTATCAAATTTGAGGCAATTCAACTTTATGTTTAATTATAACCTTATTGGTCAAATTCCAGGGGCTATCTTCAACATATCTTCTTTGGAAATCGTTAACTTCAGTTTCAACAACCTTTCGGGTAGAATTCCGAGCACTACAAGTCTTCATCTTCCAAACCTTAAAGAACTTATCTTGGGAGTCAATCAGATCGAAGGGGAAATTCCATCGTTCATAACAAATGCGTCCAAGCTTGAGAAACTTGGGCTAAACAGGAACTTTCTCACAGGAACTATTCCTAATAATTTGAGAAATCTTCGTGAACTGCGACATTTGTTCATACATACTAATCAACTGACCAATGAACCAAGAGAGCATGAGTTCAGATTCTTCAATTCCTTGGCCGACTGTAGGAAGTTGCAATATCTACAAGTGGGTAAAAATCCGTTGAATGGCGTTCTGCCCAATTCTATTGGGAATCTGTCATCAACGATTCAAAACTTTCAGATAACAAATGCACACGACAATGGCCTCATCCCCTCAAGTATAGGAAACATGAGCGGTCTAAGAGCCCTATACTGGGGAGGCAACAACTTGGCGGGAAATATTCCTTCTGACTTTG AATGTTTAGGAAATCTAAGCATGCTTCAAGTGCTTTATTTGAATTCTaataaattttcatcaaaattgccCTTGAGCATTTGGAAAATGAAACATCTTCTCTATCTACATTCTATAGAGGGAGAAGCTCCACCAAATATTGGAGAATTGGAAGCCATTGTACATCTAGATCTTTCTCGCAACCACTTTTCGGGCATGATACCAAGCAGATTGGGGGATCTCCAAAACATACAGTCTCTTAACCTATCAAACAAttcattttcaggccaaattccATTCTCCCTTTCAAACTTGACAAACTTGGAAGTCTTGGATTTGTCTTTAAATGGGTTGTCAGGTACCATTCCTAAGTCATTGGAAAAACTACCACACGTCACAAATATCAAtgtttcatttaatgatttagaAGGTGAAATACCCAATGGTGGTGCGTTTGCGAATTTCACTATGCAATCATTTCTTGGGAACAAAAGGCTATGTGGAATGCACATATTGGAGGTTCCTTCTTGCCCTATGAATAATCCTGAACAGAAATCAAAGTCTAAAGAGTTTGTCCTGAAAATTGTCATTCCAGTGGTTTCTTCATCCTTTCTGATATTCTTGTTGGTTTCAATTTGGATAATGAAATGGCAGAAGAAACAAAAGTCTAAAGATGTTGAAAAAGTAACGGAGATCGGGACCTATCAATTGATTTCTTATCATGAGATTCGACGAGCAACAAAtaattttgatggatcaaattTAATTGGTGAAGGAAGCTCCGGCTTTGTATATAAAGGCACATTATCTAGCGGAATTGTGGTGGCCATAAAGGTTCTGAATTTGGAAAATGAGCAAGTATGCAAGAGGTTTGATACTGAATGTGAAGTGGTGAGAAATGTGAGACACAGAAATCTTGTTCCTGTGATTACTACTTGTTCTAGTGACAGTATACGAGCCTTCGTTCTGCAATATATGTCCAACAGGAGTCTTGAGAATAGGTTGTACAGAGAAGATTGCCACTTGAACCTACTTCAAAGAGTCACTGTAATGCTTGATACGGCTATGGCAATTGAATATCTACATCATGGTAATGACACTCCGATAGTTCACTGTGACCTAAAGCCGGCCAACATTCTCTTGGATGAAGATATGGTGGCTCATGTTGGTGATTTTGGCATCTCTAAAATTTTAGCCATAAGCAAGTCAATGGCACATACAGAGACATTGGGCACTCTTGGTTACATTGCACCAG AATATGGCTCGGAGGGAATAGTGTCCACTAGTGGTGATGTTTATAGTTACGGCATCATGTTGCTGGAGGTTTTGACCAAAAGAAGGCCAACAGATGAAGAAATATGCAATGAAAATCTTGATTTGAGGAAATGGATAACACAATCATTTTCAGGGACTATGATGTACGTTGTAGATGTCAATCTTTTTTCTGAGGAAGAACAAATCACTTCTAAAAGTGAAATCTGCATAGCCTCCATGGTCGAATTGGCTTTAGATTGCACAATGGAAATTCCAGAATCAAGAATAGCCATGAAAGACGTACTCAAACGACTtaacaaaatcaagaacacatttcTGGAAATATGGCAATTTGCATCTCAGCCGATGCCGTTCTTTCTGAGCTCCAA TTGA